Proteins co-encoded in one Hymenobacter swuensis DY53 genomic window:
- a CDS encoding cold-shock protein, with translation MKTGKVKFFNESKGYGFIVQDENGQEIFVHQTGLVHEIRENDRVSFDIIDGKKGQNAVKVERI, from the coding sequence ATGAAAACCGGCAAAGTGAAGTTTTTTAATGAGTCCAAAGGCTATGGTTTCATCGTTCAGGATGAAAACGGCCAGGAAATTTTTGTACACCAGACGGGTCTCGTTCACGAAATCCGTGAGAATGACCGGGTTTCGTTTGACATCATTGATGGCAAAAAAGGCCAGAACGCCGTGAAGGTAGAGCGCATCTAA
- a CDS encoding gliding motility lipoprotein GldH, whose product MHFLLRLLPALGVSLLLASCDANEVYEKNTDLKSPLGEPYVWAVQDKPSFEFEIPDTAQHYDVYFNVRNAADYEYYNLYVKHTLSGPNGKPLSRRLHQMLLMDPQTGEPRGNGSGDIFDHRFLALPNQKFSQTGPYKITLEQYMRQDQLRGIMAVGVRVVTHAPAGK is encoded by the coding sequence ATGCATTTTCTGCTCCGTTTGCTCCCGGCTCTGGGGGTGAGTCTGCTACTGGCTTCCTGTGACGCCAATGAGGTGTATGAGAAGAATACCGACCTCAAATCCCCACTGGGTGAGCCCTATGTATGGGCTGTGCAGGACAAGCCTTCCTTTGAGTTTGAAATACCCGACACTGCTCAGCACTACGATGTGTATTTCAACGTGCGGAACGCGGCTGATTACGAGTATTATAATCTCTATGTAAAGCACACGCTCAGTGGCCCCAATGGTAAGCCTCTGTCAAGGCGGCTGCACCAGATGCTGCTGATGGATCCGCAAACCGGGGAGCCGCGCGGCAACGGGTCCGGGGATATTTTCGACCACCGTTTCCTGGCTCTGCCAAACCAGAAGTTTTCCCAGACGGGACCGTACAAAATCACGCTGGAGCAGTACATGCGCCAGGATCAGCTCCGTGGCATCATGGCCGTGGGCGTGCGGGTAGTGACGCACGCGCCAGCAGGTAAATAA
- the ricT gene encoding PSP1 domain-containing protein, whose product MACSSCSSSGGGCSTTSAQGCGSKGSCSSGCTRLNVFDWLQDLDMPSDFKEFDLVEVRFKGGRKDFFRNKSRLPLITGDAIVVEAAGNGWHLGHVSLKGELVRLQMKKKKVPLDSKEIRPILRVATEQDAERWQAVRDLETGTMFRARAVVDELRLKMKLSDVEYQADRTRATFFYSADDRVDFRDLIKRLADEFRVRVEMRQISLRHEAGRLGGIGSCGRELCCSTWLSDFKSVSTTAARYQNLSLNPAKLSGQCGRLKCCLNYELDTYLDALKDIPQVQRPLLTEKGEYVLQKTDIFKRKMWFAVRGDNNWVVVPAERVREVLEMNKRGEKPESLLLPMREEEKEPEVTAIVEGSLERLDDKIKASKRSKRGKKKKGDDAPTPAVASGAPRAARGTGTRSNAASETRSAPPATPAEEGEQPVATPEERARPRGAAARPLNRRGRGRGESKRTDAPRSAEGGTPAADTPRPPRDGNRSARPTGETPEGGRRSGADAGESRRGRSGRRGNRPGRGGSAEDTAPSAS is encoded by the coding sequence GTGGCTTGCTCATCCTGCTCCTCCTCCGGCGGGGGCTGCTCCACTACATCTGCTCAGGGCTGCGGCTCGAAGGGTAGTTGCAGTAGCGGCTGTACCCGCCTCAATGTATTCGACTGGCTCCAGGACCTGGATATGCCCAGCGACTTTAAAGAGTTTGACCTTGTAGAAGTACGCTTTAAAGGCGGCCGCAAGGATTTTTTTCGGAACAAGAGCCGCCTGCCCCTCATCACCGGCGACGCTATTGTGGTAGAAGCAGCCGGCAATGGCTGGCATTTAGGCCACGTTTCGCTGAAAGGCGAGCTGGTGCGCCTGCAGATGAAAAAGAAAAAGGTACCTCTTGATTCCAAGGAAATCCGGCCCATTCTGCGCGTGGCTACTGAGCAGGATGCGGAACGCTGGCAGGCCGTGCGCGACTTGGAAACCGGCACCATGTTCCGGGCCCGGGCCGTGGTAGATGAACTACGCCTGAAAATGAAGCTCTCCGATGTGGAGTACCAAGCCGACCGTACCCGCGCCACATTCTTCTATTCCGCCGATGATCGGGTCGACTTCCGGGACCTCATTAAGCGCCTTGCCGACGAGTTTCGGGTGCGGGTAGAAATGCGCCAGATTTCCCTGCGCCACGAAGCCGGCCGCCTCGGCGGCATCGGGAGCTGCGGTCGGGAGCTGTGCTGTTCTACCTGGCTTTCGGATTTTAAAAGCGTGAGCACTACTGCGGCCCGCTACCAGAACCTGAGCCTCAACCCGGCCAAGCTTTCGGGGCAGTGTGGCCGCCTCAAGTGCTGCCTCAACTATGAGTTGGATACCTACCTCGATGCCCTCAAGGACATCCCGCAGGTGCAGCGCCCTTTGCTCACCGAAAAGGGCGAGTACGTGCTGCAGAAGACCGATATCTTCAAGCGCAAAATGTGGTTTGCCGTGCGCGGCGACAACAACTGGGTGGTAGTACCCGCTGAGCGCGTACGGGAAGTGCTGGAGATGAACAAGCGCGGCGAAAAGCCCGAAAGCTTGCTGCTCCCCATGCGCGAAGAAGAGAAAGAGCCAGAAGTAACCGCCATTGTAGAAGGCTCTCTGGAGCGCCTTGATGACAAGATTAAGGCCTCCAAGCGCAGCAAGCGGGGCAAGAAAAAGAAGGGCGACGATGCTCCTACACCGGCAGTTGCCTCTGGGGCTCCCCGCGCCGCCCGGGGCACCGGTACCCGAAGCAACGCCGCCTCAGAAACCCGATCCGCTCCGCCTGCCACTCCAGCCGAAGAGGGTGAACAGCCTGTCGCCACGCCGGAAGAGCGTGCCCGGCCGCGTGGGGCCGCTGCTCGGCCGCTCAACCGCCGGGGCCGGGGCCGTGGTGAGAGCAAACGTACCGATGCGCCCCGCTCTGCAGAAGGGGGCACTCCGGCAGCCGATACGCCTCGCCCGCCGCGTGACGGTAACCGCTCCGCCCGCCCGACCGGTGAAACCCCCGAGGGCGGCCGCCGTTCAGGAGCGGACGCGGGAGAAAGCCGGCGGGGTCGCTCGGGCCGCCGGGGTAACCGCCCGGGCCGGGGCGGCAGTGCCGAGGATACGGCTCCATCAGCTTCCTAA
- a CDS encoding M57 family metalloprotease, whose protein sequence is MKKLKVLAPLALLAATSLSLSSCQEKANVEVKNEVSESTISQIKALGFTADGAQKVDGGVLVEGDILLTNEMLASKPDYSMVRVGQDEQYRTNNLVTGLPRTLTIRVASSLPSAYITATDELIRRYNAENLRVRFSRVTSGGNIVLSAAPSGSGYLASAGFPSGGNPYGSVSVNVGAIGTANASTYIATILAHEVGHCIGFRHTDYMSRQYSCGGSAVNEGASTVGAVYIPGTPSGPDPNSWMLACIGSGANRPFNTNDRTALNYVY, encoded by the coding sequence ATGAAAAAACTAAAAGTACTCGCACCGCTGGCGTTGCTGGCTGCCACTAGCTTGTCCTTGTCGTCTTGTCAGGAAAAAGCCAATGTTGAAGTAAAAAACGAGGTATCAGAATCTACCATTAGCCAGATCAAAGCCCTGGGCTTTACGGCCGATGGCGCTCAGAAAGTGGATGGTGGCGTACTCGTGGAAGGCGACATCCTGCTCACCAATGAAATGCTGGCCAGCAAGCCTGACTACAGCATGGTTCGGGTAGGTCAGGACGAGCAGTACCGTACCAACAATCTGGTAACCGGCCTGCCCCGCACCCTCACTATTCGTGTGGCCAGCAGCTTGCCTTCAGCCTATATCACGGCTACTGACGAGCTGATTCGCCGCTACAACGCTGAAAACCTGCGCGTACGATTCTCCCGGGTAACTTCGGGTGGCAACATCGTACTGAGCGCGGCTCCTTCGGGTTCCGGCTACCTGGCTTCGGCTGGTTTCCCGTCCGGTGGCAATCCTTACGGCTCGGTATCAGTGAACGTAGGTGCTATCGGCACGGCTAATGCCTCTACCTACATTGCTACCATCTTGGCACACGAAGTTGGTCACTGCATCGGCTTCCGTCACACTGACTACATGAGCCGTCAGTATAGCTGCGGTGGCTCGGCGGTGAACGAAGGTGCCAGCACGGTTGGTGCCGTGTATATCCCCGGTACGCCTTCGGGTCCTGATCCGAACTCGTGGATGCTGGCTTGCATCGGCTCGGGTGCTAACCGTCCGTTCAACACGAACGACCGCACAGCGCTGAACTACGTGTACTAG